TTTCAAACACAATATGCACAATCTTTGAAAAACAGATGAAATATTCACCTTTTAGGGGTAGTCTATTGGTGAATAGGATAATTTGCTGCTCCGGTCTGACCTCAAGCGCCACCAGTTCAGCTGTTCCACGCCTACTTTCGCACAAGTACCTCATCACCTACGCTCGCTttttactctcacacacatacgtacatacacgcctTAACAATCACACACAGGTCGTCTGGGCTTAAGCTGTGGTTGTGTGCTtgacaaatcccccccccccccccgacgattTAAgaaattattaatatctttagaaTCCTGTTAAACAAAAACACAGCTTTACTAACAATATTCACAGCCATCTTAAAGTTTATTCAAACAATCTGCACCTATGATCTCGCGCCCCGAAATATTCTTTATGGTGTAAATGAACTGTTGCAAATACATAGACCATTGCATTAACCTTCCATTCAAATTATTTGCAGCATCTAGATATTTTAGAGGCTGGTGGTCCGATTCTATCACGAAAGCCTTGCCATACAAATACTGGTAAAATTTACTTAAGCCCCACCACCGCTAAATATTCCTTCTCGATTACTGAATAATTTCGTTCGGCatcctttaatttctttctcgcATAAAGTACCAGCCAACGCTGCCCATCCTTATATTGCAAAGGCCCTACGCCTAATCCTACCTACGATGCGTCAACCTGCAACACCAAGTCTTTAGACATATCAGGGAGTTTAAGAATAGGACGAGTACTTAATGCCTCCTTCAGCTTCTCAAAAGCATGTTGGTGACAAATTTCCCATCTTACATTATTAGGCTGAGATTTTTTAACTAATTCATAAAGAGGCGCGGCAATGGTGGCATAATCGGGTATATATTGTCTGTAATAGCCAGACAAGCCAAGAAAAGATCTTACTTGCTTCTTCGCTGTCGGAACAGCCATATCTACGATCTTGCTTACCTTATCCGCGGTTGTTTGCGTCATTCCACCGCCTACGTCACTTCCCAGGTACTCGATGGTAAAATACCCTACCTCAGTTTTCGACGGTTGAGCGGTGAGCGATGCATTTGCCAGAATGTTTAGAACTTTTCGTAGAGTTTCGATAtgttcctcccaccccttcgtgTGAATTAATACGTCGTCGACGAACATTTCTACATTTGCTGCGTGGTTAAACAGTTTCCTCATCATGCGGTTGAACGTCGCGCTTGCATTAATTAATCCAAAAGGTATGACCTTAAATTGCATCAACCCTTTGCTCGTCTGGAATGCTGTGATCGGCTTACTCTGTTCATCTATGGGAATTTGCCAATATCCGCAGGAAAGATCGATTTTTGTGAAATATTTACTTTTACTAATACGAGTCATTATCAAGTCTTGATCTGGCATGGGTTCCGAATCTAATACCGCCAACTTATTTATTTTGCGACTGTCTAAACAAACGCGATCACTCCCATCCTTTTTCTTTACTGCAATTAGCGGGTTCGAGTAAGGCGACGTTGAAGGCTCTATTACGTCTAATTCGAGCATCCGATCCACCTTGTCGTCGATATTTTGTTGCAGTAGATAAGGAATAGGAAATTGTTTAGTATTTACTGGCTTATCACTGGTTAGATTAATTGTGTGCTCAATAACATCGGTTCTCCCCGGGACATCCGTGAAAAACGCGCTAAACTCTGACGATACGTCCGCCACCTCGCGCTTCTGATCCGCGCTCAAATCCTCATTTACTTTTATGTTACTCACGTCTTCCTCCTGTACATAGCTTGAGACGGTAATTACTTCGCCACCCTCATCATGGTCTTTGCAAACTACAGCCACACAAGCAAGGACTGAATCATCTTGTTCATCCTCTCGTTCACTATTCTCTTCAACGTTACTCCTACCTCTGATCACGTCATGCATTTCATCAACATCCCAGGTTGCATTGCCGCGTTCCACATTACTACGCTTATTGTCGTCTACTCTGACGAACCGCTCATGATAAAGCTTGATCATATTGATATGGTGCTTACGTTCTGCACCATTGGCATCTAGCAGGTAGTTATATCGGTCGGCCTTCTTAAAGACCTCGAATGATCCTTGCCACTGCAAAAGGAGTTTATTATGACTTGTGGGAAGTAGGAGTAGCACTTTGTCTCCAACATTTACCTCCCTTTCGCGCGCACGATTGTCATAATAGTACTGGTAACTGTCGCCAGCTTTCTGCAATTCCTCTTGCGCTAATTTACACGTCTCTTGCAACCTTTCCCTTAGATTAATCACGTACTCGTATGTGGTCCGCGTGTCGTCCTCAATTGCCTCTCGATCGCCCTCCCACAGTTCACGCAACAAGGCGAGTGGCCCGCGCACTGAATGACCATACACAAGTTCAAACGGTGAAAACGTGCTTGCTTGCGGAACTTCGCGATACGCAAATAGAAGCGGATTTATGAATCGTGGCCACATTTTCGGTTGCTCTTGACACATACGCTTCAGCATCTTTTTTAAGTTAAGACCTTTCAACCAGACCATTACTCATCGCATGGTACGGCGTGGTTGTTAGACTCTTAATAGATAGCAAACGATTAAATTCCCTCATCATTTCCGATGTAAACTGACTACCCCTGTCCGACATCACTTCTTTCGGAATTCCGACGCGACTGAAAACTGATAGTAAAGCTTCTGCAACTGTACACGTGTCGATGCTTTTCAAAGCGATCGCTTCCGGGTATCGCGTCGCGTAATCAAAGATCGTAAGAATATACCGCGATCCATCACTCGCCCGAGGTTCTATTGGACCTACCACATCCTTGGCGACTCGTTGAAAAGGCTCCTGAATTAGCGGTACTCTCCCCATCTTGACCCGACTGACACGCCCTTTGTCGACCGTGCGTTGACACGCGTCACAAGACCTGCAATACCGTGCTATTTCTACGCACATTCCCGGCCAGAAAAAGTTACTTTGTATTCGTGCTGTGGTCTTCTTTATCCCGAGATGCCCTCCCATGAGAGAGTCGTGGGCTAACCCGATCACCGCGTCGCGAAACCACTCAGGCACCACCAACTGCTCAGTCACCTGCTGCGCCTTTTGAACGCGCCGGTATAACGCGCCGCGCTTCACCACGAAACTATGCGATTCACCCTCGGACTTACCACTGAATACTTTCTTTGACTCTGTATGCTCGCGAATTTTATTAAGCGTTTTATCTTCCCTTTGCAACTTAGCAATGTCTTTGTTTTTAATGTGTTTTAATACATCCCTTACTTTAAGCTTTGACTAACCTCGCTcacacttttcctcctctctcttctgcaaTCTCGTCGTGACCGCACTCACCTCCACACTCATTCCTCCATCACTCGATCCTTCAATCGTCCCGATCACCAAGTCATATATAGGATCCGGCAGACAAGCAGCTAATGAATTACCAGTAAAGAATGGAGTATCAACACTGATAAAAGCTTCTGGATACTTGAATACCATGTTATTGGCCATCCTTATGTCAACCATTCTACCTGTGAACTTACTTTTGGGCACCAAACTATCTTTCACTAGCACCGTCGTACATCCAGGATCACGAAACACGTCAACACCTTCCACCTTACCTCTTGCAATCATTAATTTATCACCATGATGAGCCATTGCTGCTTTTTCAACATTAGATCTTACACCCTTACTATCTTTGTACTTTGATCCTCCGAACCTGTTATAGCAATCCTTGGCAAGGTGATTGCCTCGTCCGAAACAAGCACGCGTTccgcctttcatcctttcctcgCCCCTATTCACACCTGACGTAGAGTTGATATTTGCACTCTCATGACCTGTCGCACTCCTTTCATtaccctctctatcttttctgcCATAATTTACATGCGCTTCCATATACAATTCTGCATATTTTATCATCTGATCAAATGTTTGAAAATCATGCTCCTTTAAAAATAACACCATGCCTTTATCGCACGCATTTAGGAATTGTTCAGTGAGCACAAGATCGTACACGTCAATATAAGTTTGCTTACAACCCGCGAGTTCAATCCATCTTGTTAGATTGTTCTTTAGTCTATTTGCAAATTGCGAAACAGTTTCATTTTTGTGAAATTTAGATCTACGGAATCTGAGTCTATAGCCCTCGGCCGTGCACTGAAAACATCTGAGCAGCGCTTCTTTCACCCGCTCAAAGTCATGCGCTTCCACTGGCGAGAGATGCTGGTACGTCTCGAGCGCTTTCCCTTGCAACAAGGAGGCTAAGTTGACCGCCCATACATCCCGGTCCCATCCGGCGCTTGTTGCTAGTCTCTCACACCGGAGTATGTAAGCGTCTATACTGTCATTTGCTTCGTTGAACACAGGCAGTTTCGGAAGTGCTGGTTTAAAAACATCGgctttcactttatatatatatatatatatatatatatatatatatatatatatatatatatatatatatatatacatatttgtatatatatatatgtatatatatatatatataaatatatatatatatatatatatatatatatatatatttatatatatatatatagatatacacactctcacatatatatatatatatatatatatatatatatatatatgtatatttaatatataatgtatgtatacacatacatacatatatatgtatatatatatatatatatatatattatatatatatatatatatatatttatttatatatatgtatatattatatatatatctatttatttatttatttatatatatatgtatatatatatgtatacatacatatatatatatatatatttatacatatatatatatatatatatatttatatatatacatatatatctatatatatatatacatatatatatatacatttatatatatatatacatatatatatacataatatatatatatatgtatgtatatatatgtatatatatatgtatatatatacatacatatctatatctatctatctatctatctatctatctatctatctatctatctatctatctatctatatatatatatatacatttacatatacatatacatatatatatttatatatatatatatttataaatatatacatttatatatatatacatatatatatatatatatatatatatatatatatatataaatgtatatatatatacatatatatatattatatatatatatacatatatatatatatatatatatatatatatatatatatatatatatatataggtatatatatgtatatatatatgtatatatatatatatatacatacatatctatatttatctatctatctatctatctatctatctatatatatatatatatatatatatatatatatatatatataaatatatatatatatatatacatatatatatatatatatatatatatatatatatatatatatatatatatatatatatatatatatatacatatatatatatatatatatatatatatatatatatatatatatatatatatatatatatatatatatatatatatatatatatatatatatatatatatatacgtatatgtttatatatgtatatatatatatatatatatatatatatatatatatatatatatatatatatatatgtatgtatgtatatatatatatttatatatatgtatatatatacatttatatatatgtatatatatatatacatttatatatatatatatatatatatatatatatatatatatatgtatatatatatatatacatatatatataaatgtatatatatatacatatataaatatatatatatacatatatatatatgtatatatgtatatatatgtatatatgtatatatatacatacatatctatctatatctatctatctatctatctatctatctatctatctatctatctatctatctatctatctatctatctatctatctatatatatatatatatatatatatatatatatacatatatatatatatatatatatatatatatatatatatatatatatatatatatatatatatatatatatacattatatatatatatatatatatacatttatatatatatatatatatatatatatatatatatatatatatatatatatatatatatatatatatatatatatatatatatatatatatatatatatatatatatatatatatatatgtatatatatatgtatgtatatatatatatatgtatatatatatatgtatatatatacatacatatctatatctatctatctatctatatatctatatacatttatatatatacatttattattattattatatatatatatatttatatgtatatatatatatatatatatatatatatatatatatatatatacacacttatacatatacatatacatatacatatacatatacatatacatatatatatatatatatatatatatatagaaatgtatatatatatatatatatacatacatttatatatatatatatatatatacatttatatatatatatatatatatgtaaatatatatatatatatatatatatatatatatatatatatatatatatatatatatatatatatatgtaaatatatatatatatatatatatatatatatatatatatatatatatatatatatatatatatatatatatatatatatatatatatatatatatatatatatatatatatgtatatatatatatatatatatatatatatatatatatatgtatatatatgtatatatatatatatatatatatatatatatatatatatatatatatatatatatatatatacatatatatatatatatatatatatatatatatatatatatatatatatatatatatatatatatatatatatatttacatatatatatatatatatatatatatatatatatacatatacatatctatatctatatatctatatatatatatatatatatatatatatatatatatatatatatatatatatatatatatatatatatatatatatatatatacatatatatatatatatatatatatatatatgatatatatatatatatatatatatacatacatatatatatatatatatatatatatgtatatatatatatgtatatatatacatatatactatatatatatatatatatatgtatatatatatatatatatacatatatacatacatatatatatatatatatatatatatatatatatatatatatatatatataaatatatatatatatatatatatatatatatatatatatatatatatatatatatatatatatatatatatatatatacataaatatatatatatatatatatatatatatatatatatatatatatatatatatatatatatatatatatatatatatatatatatatatatatatatatacatttatatatatatatatacatatatatatatatatatatatatatatatatatatatatatatatatatatatatatatatatatatatatatatatatatatatatatatatatatatatatatatatatatatatatatatatacatatgtatatatatatatatatatatatatgtatgtatatatgtatatatatatatatatatatatatatatatatatatatatatatatatatatgtatatatatacgtacatatctattatctatctacctatctatatatctatatacatttatatatatacatttatatatatatatatacatatacatatatatatatatatatatatatatacatatacatatacatatatatacatatatatatatatatatatatatatatatatatatatatatatatatatatatatataaatgtatatatatatatatatatatatatacatacatatataacatatatatatacatatatatatacatacacatatatatatatatatatatatatatatatatatatatatatatatatatataaaaacatgtatatagatatatatatatacatatatatatatatatatatatatatccatatatatatatatatatatatatatatatatatatgtatatatatatatatatatatatatatatatatatatatatatatacatatatatatatatatatatttaaatgtatatatatatatatatatatatatatatatggaaatgtatatatatgtaaatgtatatatatatatatatatatatatatatatatatatatacatatatatatacatatatatatacatatacatatacatatacatatacatatacatatacatatatatatatatatatatatatatatatatatatatatatatatatatatatatatatatatatatatatatatatatatatatatatatatatatatatatatatatatatatatatatatatatatatatatatatatatatatatatatatatatatatatatatatatgtatatatatatatatatatatgtatatatatatacatatatatatatatatatatatatatatatatatatatatatatatatatatatatatatatatatatatatatatatatatatatatatatatatatatatatacatatgtatatgtatatacatacatatatatatatatatatatatatatatatatacatatatatcggagagagagggagaaggagagagagggaaggagagagagggaaggagagagagggagaaggagagagagggagaaggagagagagggagaaggagagagagggaaggagagagagggaaggagagagagggagaaggagagagagggaaggagagagagggaaggagagagagggagaaggagagagagggagaaggagagagagggaaggagagagagggagaaggagagagagggaaggagagagagggagaaggagagagagggaaggagagagagataaggagagagagggagaaggagagagagggagaaggagagagagggagaagcagagagagggaaggagagagagggagaaggagagagagggaaggagagagagggagaaggagagagagggtaggagagagagggaaggagagagagggaaggagagagagggaaggagagagagggaaggagagagaggggaggagagagagggaaggacagagagggaaggagagagaggggaaggagagagagggaaggagagagagggagaaggagagagagggaaggagagagagggaaggagagagagggagaaggagagagag
This portion of the Penaeus vannamei isolate JL-2024 chromosome 11, ASM4276789v1, whole genome shotgun sequence genome encodes:
- the LOC113827386 gene encoding uncharacterized protein — protein: MTVAWRGVSRAGAKGSPRGAERGACGGAPPRRGVLRAVVPGQVSWVNCLVASSAGRGSLAVETREANDSIDAYILRCERLATSAGWDRDVWAVNLASLLQGKALETYQHLSPVEAHDFERVKEALLRCFQCTAEGYRLRFRRSKFHKNETVSQFANRLKNNLTRWIELAGCKQTYIDVYDLVLTEQFLNACDKGMVLFLKEHDFQTFDQMIKYAELYMEAHVNYGRKDREGNERSATGHESANINSTSGVNRGEERMKGGTRACFGRGNHLAKDCYNRFGGSKYKDSKGVRSNVEKAAMAHHGDKLMIARGKVEGVDVFRDPGCTTVLVKDSLVPKSKFTGRMVDIRMANNMVFKYPEAFISVDTPFFTGNSLAACLPDPIYDLVIGTIEGSSDGGMSVELQREDKTLNKIREHTESKKVFSGKSEGESHSFVVKRGALYRRVQKAQQVTEQLVVPEWFRDAVIGLAHDSLMGGHLGIKKTTARIQSNFFWPGMCVEIARYCRSCDACQRTVDKGRVSRVKMGRVPLIQEPFQRVAKDVVGPIEPRASDGSRYILTIFDYATRYPEAIALKSIDTCTVAEALLSVFSRVGIPKEVMSDRGSQFTSEMMREFNRLLSIKSLTTTPYHAMSNGLVERS